The proteins below come from a single Mus musculus strain C57BL/6J chromosome 5, GRCm38.p6 C57BL/6J genomic window:
- the Csn1s1 gene encoding alpha-S1-casein isoform b precursor (isoform b precursor is encoded by transcript variant 2) — MKLLILTCLVAAAFAMPRLHSRNAVSSQTQQQHSSSEEIFKQPKYLNLNQEFVNNMNRQRALLTEQNDEIKEQAMASAQEDSSISSSSEESEEAIPNITEQKNIANEDMLNQCTLEQLQRQFKYNQLLQKASLAKQASLFQQPSLVQQASLFQQPSLLQQASLFQQPSMAQQASLLQQLLLAQQPSLALQVSPAQQSSLVQQAFLAQQASLAQKHHPRLSQSYYPHMEQPYRMNAYSQVQMRHPMSVVDQALAQFSVQPFPQIFQYDAFPLWAYFPQDMQYLTPKAVLNTFKPIVSKDTEKTNVW; from the exons ATGAAACTCCTCATCCTCACCTGCCtcgtggctgctgcttttgcTATGCCC AGACTTCATAGTAGAAATGCAGTTAGCAGTCAA ACTCAGCAACAGCATAGCAGCAGTGAG GAAATTTTTAAACAACCAAAGTATCTCAACCTAAATCAG GAATTCGTCAACAACATGAACAGA CAGAGAGCACTTCTGACAGAACAGAACGATGAAATCAAG gAACAAGCAATGGCAAGTGCTCAG GAAGACTCTTCAATCAGCTCATCAAGTGAG GAATCTGAGGAAGCTATTCCCAATATCACTGAG cagAAAAACATTGCAAATGAAGACATGCTCAACCAGTGCACCCTG GAACAGCTTCAGAGACAGTTTAAGTACAACCAACTTCTCCAG aaaGCTTCCCTGGCTAAG caAGCTTCCCTgtttcag caACCTTCCCTGGTACAG caAGCTTCCCTgtttcag caACCTTCCCTGCTTcag caAGCTTCCCTgtttcag caACCTTCCATGGCTCAg CAAGCTTCCCTGCTAcag caACTTCTCCTGGCCCAG caacCTTCCCTGGCACTG caAGTTTCCCCAGCACAG CAATCTTCCCTGGTAcag caAGCTTTCCTGGCACAg caaGCTTCCCTGGCACAG AAACATCATCCAAGACTGAGCCAGTCCTACTATCCACATATG GAACAGCCTTACAGAATGAATGCATACAGCCAAGTTCAAATG agACATCCTATGAGTGTAGTGGATCAG GCACTGGCCCAGTTCTCTGTTCAG CCCTTCCCACAAATCTTCCAGTATGATGCCTTTCCCCTTTGGGCTTACTTTCCACAGGATATGCAGTACCTTACTCCCAAAGCTGTCCTTAACACCTTCAAGCCCATTGTCTCCAAGGATACTGAAAAAACCAATGTGTGGTG A
- the Csn1s1 gene encoding alpha-S1-casein isoform a precursor (isoform a precursor is encoded by transcript variant 1), with protein MKLLILTCLVAAAFAMPRLHSRNAVSSQTQQQHSSSEEIFKQPKYLNLNQEFVNNMNRQRALLTEQNDEIKVTMDAASEEQAMASAQEDSSISSSSEESEEAIPNITEQKNIANEDMLNQCTLEQLQRQFKYNQLLQKASLAKQASLFQQPSLVQQASLFQQPSLLQQASLFQQPSMAQQASLLQQLLLAQQPSLALQVSPAQQSSLVQQAFLAQQASLAQKHHPRLSQSYYPHMEQPYRMNAYSQVQMRHPMSVVDQALAQFSVQPFPQIFQYDAFPLWAYFPQDMQYLTPKAVLNTFKPIVSKDTEKTNVW; from the exons ATGAAACTCCTCATCCTCACCTGCCtcgtggctgctgcttttgcTATGCCC AGACTTCATAGTAGAAATGCAGTTAGCAGTCAA ACTCAGCAACAGCATAGCAGCAGTGAG GAAATTTTTAAACAACCAAAGTATCTCAACCTAAATCAG GAATTCGTCAACAACATGAACAGA CAGAGAGCACTTCTGACAGAACAGAACGATGAAATCAAG GTAACTATGGATGCAGCATCTGAG gAACAAGCAATGGCAAGTGCTCAG GAAGACTCTTCAATCAGCTCATCAAGTGAG GAATCTGAGGAAGCTATTCCCAATATCACTGAG cagAAAAACATTGCAAATGAAGACATGCTCAACCAGTGCACCCTG GAACAGCTTCAGAGACAGTTTAAGTACAACCAACTTCTCCAG aaaGCTTCCCTGGCTAAG caAGCTTCCCTgtttcag caACCTTCCCTGGTACAG caAGCTTCCCTgtttcag caACCTTCCCTGCTTcag caAGCTTCCCTgtttcag caACCTTCCATGGCTCAg CAAGCTTCCCTGCTAcag caACTTCTCCTGGCCCAG caacCTTCCCTGGCACTG caAGTTTCCCCAGCACAG CAATCTTCCCTGGTAcag caAGCTTTCCTGGCACAg caaGCTTCCCTGGCACAG AAACATCATCCAAGACTGAGCCAGTCCTACTATCCACATATG GAACAGCCTTACAGAATGAATGCATACAGCCAAGTTCAAATG agACATCCTATGAGTGTAGTGGATCAG GCACTGGCCCAGTTCTCTGTTCAG CCCTTCCCACAAATCTTCCAGTATGATGCCTTTCCCCTTTGGGCTTACTTTCCACAGGATATGCAGTACCTTACTCCCAAAGCTGTCCTTAACACCTTCAAGCCCATTGTCTCCAAGGATACTGAAAAAACCAATGTGTGGTG A
- the Csn1s1 gene encoding alpha-S1-casein isoform c precursor (isoform c precursor is encoded by transcript variant 3), whose amino-acid sequence MKLLILTCLVAAAFAMPRLHSRNAVSSQTQQQHSSSEEIFKQPKYLNLNQEFVNNMNRQRALLTEQNDEIKVTMDAASEEQAMASAQEDSSISSSSEESEEAIPNITEQKNIANEDMLNQCTLEQLQRQFKYNQLLQKASLAKQASLFQQPSLVQQASLFQQPSLLQQASLFQQPSMAQQASLLQQLLLAQQPSLALQVSPAQQSSLVQQAFLAQQASLAQKHHPRLSQSYYPHMEQPYRMNAYSQVQMRHPMSVVDQALAQFSVQDMQYLTPKAVLNTFKPIVSKDTEKTNVW is encoded by the exons ATGAAACTCCTCATCCTCACCTGCCtcgtggctgctgcttttgcTATGCCC AGACTTCATAGTAGAAATGCAGTTAGCAGTCAA ACTCAGCAACAGCATAGCAGCAGTGAG GAAATTTTTAAACAACCAAAGTATCTCAACCTAAATCAG GAATTCGTCAACAACATGAACAGA CAGAGAGCACTTCTGACAGAACAGAACGATGAAATCAAG GTAACTATGGATGCAGCATCTGAG gAACAAGCAATGGCAAGTGCTCAG GAAGACTCTTCAATCAGCTCATCAAGTGAG GAATCTGAGGAAGCTATTCCCAATATCACTGAG cagAAAAACATTGCAAATGAAGACATGCTCAACCAGTGCACCCTG GAACAGCTTCAGAGACAGTTTAAGTACAACCAACTTCTCCAG aaaGCTTCCCTGGCTAAG caAGCTTCCCTgtttcag caACCTTCCCTGGTACAG caAGCTTCCCTgtttcag caACCTTCCCTGCTTcag caAGCTTCCCTgtttcag caACCTTCCATGGCTCAg CAAGCTTCCCTGCTAcag caACTTCTCCTGGCCCAG caacCTTCCCTGGCACTG caAGTTTCCCCAGCACAG CAATCTTCCCTGGTAcag caAGCTTTCCTGGCACAg caaGCTTCCCTGGCACAG AAACATCATCCAAGACTGAGCCAGTCCTACTATCCACATATG GAACAGCCTTACAGAATGAATGCATACAGCCAAGTTCAAATG agACATCCTATGAGTGTAGTGGATCAG GCACTGGCCCAGTTCTCTGTTCAG GATATGCAGTACCTTACTCCCAAAGCTGTCCTTAACACCTTCAAGCCCATTGTCTCCAAGGATACTGAAAAAACCAATGTGTGGTG A